TCGGTCAGAATGACCGGAACCGGTCTGCGTAAAAGCAGGCCGGCGAGTGTGGCTGTTAACAGGCATGGTCACTACTCATTTATAGATACAGGGATTTGTCCCTGGCCTGTTGAAACTGTTTTTTTGAAACAGTTTCCTGATAAGGAAGGATTGCCTCATGGCTCTCGACGTTCAAGAAAAAGCTCAAATCGTTGCTGACTACCAGCAAGCTGTTGGTGACACTGGTTCGCCAGAAGTGCAAGTTGCACTGCTGACCGCCAACATCAACAAACTGCAAGGTCACTTCAAGGCCAACGGTAAAGATCACCACTCCCGTCGTGGTCTGATCCGCATGGTAAACCAGCGTCGCAAGCTGCTGGACTACCTGAAAGGCAAGGACGTGAGCCGTTACAGCGCTCTGATCGCTCGCCTGGGTCTGCGTCGCTAATCAGCGATTGCGCTATGAGGTTGGTGGTCTGTCGGACGTCAGTGGTTTACCGCTGGCGTCTTGCAGGCTCCCAGCCTCAAGTTTTATCTGGATGCACGTTTTACCCTGGACAGGCGTTGGGCCGATTCCCGACATTGCCCAAGAATTCGCAAGAACCGATTTCCCCAAGAGCCACAAAGAAGGTAGGACACCGTGAACCCGGTAATCAAAAAATTCCAGTTCGGTCAATCGACCGTTACCCTCGAGACAGGCCGTATCGCCCGTCAGGCCTCCGGCGCAGTATTGGTCACCGTTGACGACGACGTCAGCGTGTTGGTGACTGTCGTCGGTGCAAAGCAAGCCGATCCGGGCAAGGGCTTCTTCCCTCTGTCCGTTCACTACCAGGAAAAGACTTACGCTGCCGGTAAGATCCCTGGCGGTTTCTTCAAGCGCGAAGGCCGTCCTTCGGAAAAAGAAACCCTGACTTCCCGACTGATCGACCGTCCGATCCGTCCGCTGTTCCCGGAAGGTTTCATGAACGAAGTGCAGGTTGTCTGCACCGTCGTTTCCACCAGCAAGAAAACCGATCCGGACATCGCTGCGATGATCGGTACCTCGGCTGCTCTGGCCATTTCCGGCATTCCATTCGACGGCCCGATCGGCGCCGCTCGCGTGGCTTTCCACGAAAGCACCGGCTACCTGCTGAACCCGACCTACGAACAGCAAGCCGCTTCGAGCCTGGACATGGTCGTTGCCGGTACTTCCGACGCCGTGCTGATGGTTGAATCGGAAGCCAAAGAGCTGACCGAAGACCAGATGCTGGGCGCGGTACTGTTTGCTCACGACGAATTCCAGGTTGTGATCAACGCTGTTAAAGAACTGGCTGCCGAAGCCGCCAAGCCAACCTGGAACTGGGCTCCGGCTCCAGAAGCCACCGAGCTGCTGGGTGCGATCCGTGCCGAGTTCGGCGAAGCGATCTCCCAGGCTTACACCATCACCATCAAGGCCGACCGTTACGCTCGCCTGGGTGAGCTGAAGGATCAGGTTGTTGCCAAGCTGTCCGGCGAAGAAGGCCAGCCTTCGGCCAGCGAAGTCAAAGCGGCTTTCGGCGAAATCGAATACCGCACCGTTCGCGAAAACATCGTAAACGGCAAGCCACGTATCGATGGTCGAGACACCAAGACCGTACGTCCGCTGAACATCGAAGTCGGCGTTCTGCCGAAGACTCACGGTTCGGCGCTGTTCACCCGTGGTGAAACCCAGGCACTGGTTGTTGCAACACTGGGCACCGCCCGTGACGCACAGCTGCTGGACACCCTGGAAGGCGAGAAGAAAGACCCGTTCATGCTGCACTACAACTTCCCTCCGTTCTCGGTGGGCGAGTGTGGTCGCATGGGTGGTGCCGGTCGTCGTGAAATCGGTCACGGCCGTCTGGCTCGTCGTTCGGTTTCGGCCATGCTGCCAGCCGCTGACGTGTTCCCGTACACCATCCGCGTGGTTTCGGAAATTACCGAATCCAACGGATCGAGCTCGATGGCTTCCGTTTGCGGCGCTTCCCTGGCCCTGATGGACGCTGGTGTTCCGATGAAGGCCCCGGTTGCCGGTATCGCCATGGGTCTGGTTAAAGAAGGCGAGAAATTCGCCGTCCTGACCGACAT
This window of the Pseudomonas fluorescens genome carries:
- the pnp gene encoding polyribonucleotide nucleotidyltransferase; translated protein: MNPVIKKFQFGQSTVTLETGRIARQASGAVLVTVDDDVSVLVTVVGAKQADPGKGFFPLSVHYQEKTYAAGKIPGGFFKREGRPSEKETLTSRLIDRPIRPLFPEGFMNEVQVVCTVVSTSKKTDPDIAAMIGTSAALAISGIPFDGPIGAARVAFHESTGYLLNPTYEQQAASSLDMVVAGTSDAVLMVESEAKELTEDQMLGAVLFAHDEFQVVINAVKELAAEAAKPTWNWAPAPEATELLGAIRAEFGEAISQAYTITIKADRYARLGELKDQVVAKLSGEEGQPSASEVKAAFGEIEYRTVRENIVNGKPRIDGRDTKTVRPLNIEVGVLPKTHGSALFTRGETQALVVATLGTARDAQLLDTLEGEKKDPFMLHYNFPPFSVGECGRMGGAGRREIGHGRLARRSVSAMLPAADVFPYTIRVVSEITESNGSSSMASVCGASLALMDAGVPMKAPVAGIAMGLVKEGEKFAVLTDILGDEDHLGDMDFKVAGTAKGVTALQMDIKIKGITEEIMEIALGQALEARLNILGQMNQIIGQSRTELSANAPTMIAMKIDTDKIRDVIGKGGATIRAICEETKASIDIEDDGSIKIFGETKEAAEAARQRVLGITAEAEIGKIYVGKVERIVDFGAFVNILPGKDGLVHISMLSDARVEKVTDILKEGQEVEVLVLDVDNRGRIKLSIKDVAAAKASGV
- the rpsO gene encoding 30S ribosomal protein S15, with the protein product MALDVQEKAQIVADYQQAVGDTGSPEVQVALLTANINKLQGHFKANGKDHHSRRGLIRMVNQRRKLLDYLKGKDVSRYSALIARLGLRR